One Nitrososphaerota archaeon DNA segment encodes these proteins:
- a CDS encoding serine protein kinase RIO, with protein sequence MFTMYEMINAKIISYVNGIVKAGKESALFWAVDPEGKDVALKVYLTSTSSFKKRAPYILGDPRFSHLKKGTRNMVYLWAQKEFKNLKQCIRHELPVARPLHVSKNVLAMEFVGKAGVPSPTLHETEVDENDYSQIIEFITKLYKKAKLVHGDLSEYNVFKTEGGLVVFDFGSAVDTIHPNAQNFLERDVKNMSYFFAKRGLTVTNPADVLHTITS encoded by the coding sequence ATGTTTACCATGTACGAGATGATTAACGCCAAGATAATCTCGTATGTAAATGGCATAGTGAAGGCAGGAAAAGAGTCTGCCCTGTTTTGGGCAGTCGACCCAGAAGGAAAAGATGTGGCACTCAAGGTATATTTGACATCGACTTCGAGTTTTAAAAAACGCGCACCTTACATCTTGGGTGATCCAAGATTTTCTCACCTCAAAAAGGGTACGAGAAACATGGTGTACCTTTGGGCCCAAAAAGAGTTCAAGAACCTCAAGCAATGCATACGCCACGAGCTACCTGTGGCAAGACCACTTCATGTTTCAAAAAACGTGCTTGCGATGGAGTTTGTCGGCAAAGCAGGAGTCCCATCACCTACACTCCACGAAACAGAGGTTGATGAAAACGACTACTCCCAAATCATTGAGTTTATCACAAAACTCTACAAAAAGGCAAAACTAGTCCATGGCGATCTCTCTGAATATAATGTGTTCAAGACAGAAGGTGGCCTAGTTGTTTTTGACTTTGGATCAGCAGTTGATACAATACACCCAAATGCTCAAAATTTTCTTGAAAGAGACGTTAAAAACATGTCATACTTTTTTGCAAAAAGAGGACTAACAGTCACAAATCCTGCTGATGTCCTTCACACAATAACATCATGA
- a CDS encoding DUF373 family protein has product MSLESKIEKKLDTPLTSRLLVICVDRDNDVGDKAGVLTPVVGRNACIESAQKLALHDPEDADANSIFYAIKTYEDLISKGYQTEVVVVAGVSNRGVQADEKIIREVKSVLSSFSANGAVIVSDGEDDESVIPIIQNVVPIVSVQRCVMRVSRSVEYSYAVFGKYLKMIVYDSKYSKFFLGLPGILLLIGGIGTISGYTQEIFAVLISIVGSAFLIRAFDLDRAWANWAKPTPAGLVRMFTVITGITIALASILSGFSAIHTNILDPQVLDSGFPDIFADKVTLGQFIAGALPFLWMGIGSIFGGILISNWLKGSLRHITDILRMIVLVSVYPTVYQFTNLLVNDESSFTLIPPFLAGLAITLISATFLFRKYRKKKGGEVLSE; this is encoded by the coding sequence TTGTCTTTAGAATCTAAAATAGAAAAGAAATTGGATACACCACTTACAAGCAGGCTGCTAGTGATTTGTGTTGATAGGGATAATGATGTTGGCGATAAAGCTGGAGTTCTAACACCAGTAGTTGGCAGAAACGCATGCATCGAATCTGCACAAAAGCTTGCACTGCATGACCCGGAGGACGCAGATGCAAACTCTATTTTCTATGCAATAAAGACATACGAAGACCTGATCAGTAAAGGCTACCAAACAGAGGTAGTCGTAGTTGCAGGAGTAAGTAATAGGGGAGTTCAGGCAGACGAAAAAATAATTCGCGAGGTTAAGTCGGTTCTGTCCAGCTTTTCGGCAAACGGCGCAGTCATTGTGTCAGATGGTGAAGATGATGAAAGTGTCATACCCATAATACAAAATGTTGTGCCAATTGTTTCTGTCCAAAGATGTGTGATGAGAGTAAGTAGAAGTGTCGAGTATTCCTATGCCGTCTTTGGAAAATATCTAAAGATGATCGTTTATGATTCAAAATATTCTAAGTTCTTTTTGGGATTGCCTGGAATTTTGCTGTTAATCGGCGGAATCGGCACCATATCTGGATACACACAGGAAATCTTTGCAGTACTAATCAGCATAGTGGGTAGTGCATTTTTGATCCGCGCATTTGATTTGGATAGGGCCTGGGCCAACTGGGCAAAGCCCACTCCCGCAGGCCTGGTTCGAATGTTCACAGTGATAACCGGCATTACAATTGCACTAGCATCGATATTGTCTGGATTTTCTGCAATACACACAAATATTTTGGACCCACAAGTTTTGGATTCAGGTTTTCCAGACATATTTGCAGACAAGGTGACACTGGGTCAATTCATTGCAGGCGCATTACCATTTTTGTGGATGGGAATAGGCTCAATATTTGGCGGAATTCTGATTAGCAACTGGTTAAAGGGAAGCCTTAGGCATATTACCGACATTTTACGCATGATTGTGCTAGTTTCAGTATATCCAACGGTTTACCAGTTTACAAATCTGCTAGTCAATGATGAGAGCTCCTTTACCCTGATTCCGCCATTTTTGGCAGGGCTAGCAATAACACTGATATCTGCTACCTTCTTATTCCGAAAATACAGGAAAAAGAAGGGAGGAGAAGTCTTATCGGAATAG
- a CDS encoding translation initiation factor 1A: protein MGKRKVLNESELKDIQLPQQGEMLGRVIKLLGSDQVLVKCTDEKIRRGRIRGTLKRRIWIRDNDVVIIAPWDFKQDDRGDITWRFTLSQVDWLKNNGHLPKEF from the coding sequence TTGGGAAAGCGCAAAGTTCTAAACGAAAGTGAGCTAAAAGATATCCAACTGCCACAGCAAGGCGAGATGTTGGGTAGGGTCATCAAACTCTTGGGAAGTGATCAGGTGCTTGTAAAATGCACTGATGAGAAAATCCGAAGGGGAAGAATTCGTGGAACCCTCAAGCGAAGAATTTGGATTAGAGACAATGATGTTGTGATCATTGCACCATGGGATTTCAAACAAGACGACCGCGGCGACATTACCTGGAGATTCACGCTGTCTCAGGTGGACTGGCTCAAAAACAACGGCCATTTGCCAAAAGAATTCTAA
- a CDS encoding RNA-binding protein — protein sequence MSFDKLVRIPVDRVGALIGKSGKVKAQIEKTCFVKLEIDSETGEVEIATDGQIDQIQPFKAVELVTAIGRGFSPENAMKLMREDYVLHVMDLRDFAGKSQQQIERIKGRIIGEGGRARANMENLTNTSICVYGKTVSIIGEPIQIKLAVSAISSISSGSKHGSVYGRLEANKRRQKIERMQLWENKDV from the coding sequence ATGAGCTTTGATAAACTAGTAAGAATTCCAGTGGACCGAGTAGGAGCACTAATTGGAAAATCTGGCAAGGTCAAAGCACAGATAGAAAAGACGTGTTTTGTCAAACTGGAAATAGACAGCGAGACAGGCGAAGTGGAAATAGCAACTGACGGCCAAATAGATCAAATTCAGCCGTTCAAGGCGGTAGAACTAGTCACTGCGATAGGCCGCGGATTCTCGCCGGAAAATGCAATGAAGCTAATGAGGGAAGATTATGTTTTACATGTGATGGATCTGAGAGACTTTGCCGGCAAATCCCAACAGCAAATTGAAAGGATAAAAGGAAGAATAATCGGAGAGGGAGGTAGAGCAAGAGCAAACATGGAAAATCTAACTAATACTAGTATCTGCGTTTACGGAAAAACAGTTTCAATAATTGGAGAGCCAATTCAGATCAAGCTGGCAGTTTCTGCAATATCATCGATTTCTTCTGGAAGCAAGCACGGCTCTGTCTATGGAAGGCTGGAAGCAAATAAGAGAAGGCAAAAAATAGAGCGAATGCAATTGTGGGAAAACAAAGATGTCTAA
- a CDS encoding DUF424 domain-containing protein, whose protein sequence is MRFFVKTSNYQNSNMLNMCDEALLGKVIKNGKLQINISKSYYGQRLVEKEEAETLLQNCSILNLVGTNTIQMSVDLKIGSQQGVKTIDGVPFLIVFKM, encoded by the coding sequence ATGCGATTCTTCGTCAAGACATCCAACTATCAAAACAGCAACATGTTAAACATGTGCGACGAAGCCCTTCTAGGCAAAGTAATCAAAAACGGAAAACTGCAAATCAATATCAGCAAAAGCTACTATGGCCAAAGACTCGTTGAAAAAGAAGAAGCAGAAACACTACTACAAAACTGTTCCATCTTGAATTTGGTTGGCACAAACACCATACAAATGTCAGTTGACCTCAAAATTGGCTCTCAACAAGGAGTCAAGACGATAGACGGTGTTCCATTTTTGATAGTATTCAAAATGTAA
- a CDS encoding DNA topoisomerase VI subunit B encodes MSKETFSQISPSEFFYRNRDLAGFSNPTRSLYTAVREFVENALDACDQRGILPDVKLIIQAVDPEKPDPKPYILTVKDNGPGMDSKQIPLAFGTVLYGSKFGLKQARGMFGLGATMAILYGQITTNKPVVVSSSVDGQTSHEYSMMLDIQKNKPVILKHTTKESGKKGLNVSITLEGDYSKAGSKIRDYVYQTSLITPYASISFDDPKGEKFQYKRIVDTMPAPPTIIKPHPHGVDVETIRRMIVDTHYEIPTLDNSMIEKVRKELGLAKKNLNFEGIMQRAEKKWASLSRPVRVIVALMSFLQMDFEKVMKIRIDDVDLANKHLTYWDFGESKSVMIDMPKSSQYYKQLANTVAGETLGTFLTKRFQRVGPSTADKFAEFASLKPEKRIGSFTNEELVQLSDSLQRYEDFLAPDPSCLAPLGEEPLRKGIAQFFKPDFFDVIQRSASAYSGFPFVVEMGIAYGGEIPSGKISVYRFANRIPLLYDEGSDVVLQVVNETDWGRYKLKNDSSVVIVSHICSTRIPYKTVGKENVADRPEIEKELRLALQFLLRKLSAYMSKKGLAEAEKKRSNLYQKYLPLIAQFAAELAGKNKEPDYKKLIKDLNTNVKTEE; translated from the coding sequence ATGTCTAAGGAAACCTTTAGCCAGATCTCGCCAAGCGAGTTCTTTTACAGAAACAGGGACCTTGCAGGATTTTCTAATCCCACACGTTCGCTATACACTGCTGTTAGGGAATTTGTAGAAAACGCACTGGATGCATGTGACCAAAGGGGCATACTACCAGATGTAAAACTGATAATTCAAGCAGTAGACCCAGAAAAGCCAGATCCAAAACCATACATCCTAACTGTTAAGGACAATGGTCCAGGAATGGATTCAAAGCAAATCCCGCTTGCATTTGGAACTGTACTGTATGGCTCTAAATTCGGACTTAAGCAGGCACGAGGCATGTTCGGCCTAGGTGCTACAATGGCAATTTTGTACGGGCAAATCACTACAAACAAGCCAGTTGTGGTGTCAAGCTCGGTTGATGGCCAGACCTCTCATGAATATTCTATGATGCTTGACATTCAGAAAAACAAGCCAGTCATTCTAAAACACACAACAAAAGAGTCTGGCAAAAAAGGACTAAACGTCTCAATAACACTAGAGGGTGACTATTCCAAGGCAGGCTCTAAAATCAGGGACTATGTGTATCAGACATCGCTGATTACGCCATATGCGTCAATATCGTTTGATGATCCAAAGGGCGAGAAATTCCAATACAAAAGAATTGTGGATACAATGCCAGCACCTCCGACAATAATCAAACCGCACCCGCACGGAGTCGACGTTGAAACCATTCGCCGAATGATCGTTGATACTCATTATGAAATCCCGACACTAGATAATTCAATGATAGAAAAGGTACGCAAAGAACTAGGGCTTGCAAAAAAGAATCTAAACTTTGAAGGGATAATGCAGAGAGCAGAAAAAAAATGGGCATCGCTATCAAGACCTGTCCGAGTAATAGTTGCTCTAATGTCGTTTTTGCAGATGGACTTTGAGAAAGTAATGAAAATAAGAATTGATGATGTGGACTTGGCAAACAAACACCTCACTTATTGGGACTTTGGTGAATCAAAATCTGTAATGATAGACATGCCAAAATCCAGTCAGTACTATAAACAACTTGCAAACACCGTGGCCGGAGAAACACTTGGAACGTTTCTCACAAAAAGATTCCAAAGAGTCGGACCGTCCACTGCAGACAAGTTTGCGGAATTTGCAAGCCTAAAGCCTGAGAAAAGAATTGGCTCTTTTACCAATGAGGAACTAGTACAGCTAAGCGATTCACTGCAGAGATACGAGGACTTTCTGGCACCAGACCCTAGTTGCCTTGCACCTCTGGGAGAAGAACCACTGCGCAAGGGAATTGCCCAGTTTTTCAAGCCTGATTTCTTTGATGTAATCCAAAGAAGCGCCTCTGCATATTCCGGTTTTCCATTTGTGGTAGAGATGGGAATTGCTTATGGGGGTGAAATTCCATCAGGCAAAATCAGTGTATATCGATTTGCCAACAGAATCCCGTTATTATATGATGAAGGCAGTGATGTCGTACTACAGGTGGTAAACGAGACAGACTGGGGTAGATACAAACTCAAAAACGACTCTTCAGTAGTCATAGTAAGCCATATTTGCTCTACTAGAATTCCATACAAGACAGTAGGAAAGGAAAACGTAGCAGATAGGCCGGAAATTGAAAAAGAACTGCGACTTGCCTTACAGTTTTTGCTAAGAAAACTCTCTGCATACATGTCAAAGAAAGGCTTAGCCGAGGCAGAAAAGAAGAGAAGCAACCTTTACCAAAAATATCTTCCACTAATTGC
- a CDS encoding translation initiation factor IF-2 subunit beta, which yields MTKADYEKLLKQIQDKISEKKTDVVERFELPSPNVMWEGQRTILHNFMDFVKKLRRDPDKVLQYLAKEFATPAERSADKAIFVGRREPHDFVNLLNIYVKDYLECPTCKSPDTKIERENRITFLICEACGAKSSLKGKYA from the coding sequence TTGACCAAGGCAGACTATGAGAAACTCCTAAAGCAAATCCAGGACAAAATCTCCGAAAAAAAGACTGATGTTGTGGAGAGATTTGAGCTTCCATCACCCAATGTGATGTGGGAAGGCCAGCGCACCATATTGCACAATTTCATGGACTTTGTAAAAAAACTGAGACGCGACCCAGACAAGGTCCTGCAATACTTGGCAAAAGAATTTGCAACCCCTGCTGAGCGAAGTGCAGACAAGGCAATCTTTGTCGGAAGGCGCGAGCCGCACGACTTTGTAAATCTGCTTAACATTTACGTCAAGGATTATCTTGAATGCCCGACCTGCAAGAGTCCAGATACCAAAATAGAGCGAGAAAACAGAATCACCTTTTTGATATGTGAGGCATGCGGCGCAAAATCATCACTCAAAGGTAAATACGCATAA